The DNA sequence CAGGAACTATGTCAAGCACGACTCCGGCCAGTTTTAGACAATATAAAACGTTTTTATGACAATAAAATCCATATAGAAATAACAAATTTGATAATTCCAGGTTATAACGACTCTAAAGAAGATATTACTGCTTTAGTTAAATTTATGGTAGATGAAACTGGGCCAGAAGTTCCCCTACATTTCACCAGATTTTTTCCATACTACGAATTAATTCAACTTCCACCTACACCTGTAAAATCACTTCAAAGAGCTTATAATATTGCTAAAGATGCAGGAATGAAGTATGTGTATATTGGAAATGTTTCCGTTGGAGGGGGAGAAAATACATTATGTCCAGAGTGTGGTGAAATTCTTATAGAACGTGATGGCTTTGAAATTATAGATGATAAGTTTAAGAAGACAAGAAAATGTCCTAAGTGTAATGCATCCATTAATATTATTACGTAAAAATTCTTCCTAAGCTCGCTAAATCCCTAGAAAAAGGAGTTAATTTAATGAAAAATGTCCAGTATATTAATCCCGATGGTCTAAATAAAAATCCGGCTTTTTCCAATGTAATTATAATCCCCGAAAGCAAGAAAACTGTTTTTATAGGAGGACAAAACTCTGTAAATGCAAAAGGAGAAATAATTGGAAAAAATGACATTAAAAAACAGTCCGAACAGGTATTTAAGAACTTAAAAATAGCTTTAGAATCAGCTGAAGCCTCCTTTGAAAATTTAATTAAATTGAACATTTATATCGTTCATGGAAATGATCCACAGCCCGCTTTTGAAGTATCTCAAAAAATTATGGGTAAAATAGAAAACCCACCAGCAATTACTGTCGTTTTTGTATCAGCATTGGCCAATCCTGACTTTTTAATTGAAATAGACGCTATTGCAGTAATTCCTGAATAAAAAAAACTTTTTTGAATAATTAATGCAAAGATAAATCATGTATTTTCAGTACTTTAAAAATCCCTATAAGATAGTGACAATAAACCAAATTAATTTATTTGTTTTTTAGGTCAAAAGAAACCTTAAAATAAGAGATAATTATAATAATTCTGTCTACAATCATTGACAGTTATCTGGCTTAAATTCCTGAGGTAATCATAGATGA is a window from the Methanobacterium sp. genome containing:
- a CDS encoding RidA family protein is translated as MKNVQYINPDGLNKNPAFSNVIIIPESKKTVFIGGQNSVNAKGEIIGKNDIKKQSEQVFKNLKIALESAEASFENLIKLNIYIVHGNDPQPAFEVSQKIMGKIENPPAITVVFVSALANPDFLIEIDAIAVIPE